In Syntrophales bacterium, a single window of DNA contains:
- the hemA gene encoding glutamyl-tRNA reductase, with translation MSLILVGMNHKTAPLEIRERLSITCEDGSDPLAEVLRVPGVEEALFLSTCNRVELLARAGGREAAEGLHGFVFRYGNLDRQEMDRCLYTHYDREAVRHLFRVTASLDSLVMGEPQILGQVKDAYRLAVERKAAGAVLNKLLHHAFRTAKRIRTETGIAANAVSVSFAAVELAKKIFGTLRGKTILLIGAGEMSELAARHLIGQGAPRILVVNRTHARAVSMAEEFRGEAVLIDELARALQEADIVISSTGAAGWVVTAPMVAAALRRRKNRLLFLIDIAVPRDIEPAAGDIDNVYLYNIDHLQEVVDENIRGRLAEARKAEDIVAEELDRYEGWYQTLEVVPTIVSLREKMDGIVRGEMERVSSWLEGLSEADRERVQILASSIVNKILHDPITGLKEETHENGAAVYTEVLRRLFRLDGET, from the coding sequence ATGAGCCTGATTCTCGTCGGCATGAACCACAAGACGGCACCCCTGGAGATCCGGGAGCGCCTGAGCATCACCTGCGAGGACGGGAGCGATCCCCTGGCGGAGGTCCTGCGGGTGCCCGGTGTCGAGGAGGCCCTGTTTCTCTCCACCTGCAACCGGGTGGAGCTCCTGGCCCGCGCCGGGGGCCGGGAGGCCGCGGAGGGGCTCCACGGGTTCGTGTTTCGCTACGGGAACCTGGACCGGCAGGAGATGGACCGCTGCCTCTACACGCATTACGACCGGGAGGCGGTGCGGCACCTCTTCCGGGTGACTGCGAGCCTCGATTCGCTCGTCATGGGAGAGCCGCAGATCCTGGGGCAGGTGAAGGACGCCTACCGCCTGGCGGTGGAGCGGAAGGCCGCGGGGGCCGTCCTGAACAAGCTCCTGCACCACGCCTTCCGGACGGCCAAGCGGATCCGGACCGAGACGGGCATTGCCGCCAACGCCGTGTCGGTGAGCTTCGCGGCGGTGGAGCTGGCGAAGAAGATCTTCGGGACCCTCAGGGGCAAGACGATCCTCCTCATCGGTGCCGGCGAGATGTCGGAGCTGGCGGCACGGCACCTGATCGGCCAGGGTGCCCCGCGGATCCTCGTCGTCAACCGGACCCACGCGCGGGCCGTCAGCATGGCGGAGGAGTTCCGGGGCGAGGCGGTTCTTATCGACGAGCTGGCCCGGGCGCTCCAGGAGGCGGACATCGTCATCAGCTCCACCGGCGCGGCCGGATGGGTCGTCACGGCCCCGATGGTGGCGGCGGCCCTGAGGCGCCGGAAGAACCGGCTCCTGTTCCTCATCGACATCGCCGTCCCCCGGGACATCGAGCCCGCCGCGGGGGACATCGACAACGTCTACCTGTACAACATCGACCACCTCCAGGAGGTGGTGGACGAGAACATCCGAGGCCGGCTGGCCGAGGCGCGGAAGGCCGAGGACATCGTCGCCGAGGAGCTGGACCGGTACGAAGGGTGGTACCAGACCCTGGAGGTCGTGCCCACGATCGTCTCCCTGCGGGAGAAGATGGATGGCATCGTCCGGGGCGAGATGGAGCGCGTCTCCTCCTGGCTGGAGGGGCTGAGCGAGGCCGATCGCGAGCGGGTGCAGATCCTGGCCTCCTCCATCGTGAACAAGATCCTTCACGACCCCATCACGGGGCTCAAGGAGGAGACCCATGAGAACGGCGCCGCGGTGTACACGGAGGTCCTGCGCCGCCTGTTCCGCCTGGACGGGGAGACGTGA
- the ahbC gene encoding 12,18-didecarboxysiroheme deacetylase, whose amino-acid sequence MIGISKLYCGAVEAADVLRYNRESKRLPSHLLQFSADKRPVVVWNMTRRCNLKCIHCYSSSRNIPYRDELTTEEGKALIADLASFGSPVILFSGGEPLIRKDLPELAQFAVDRGMRAVISTNGTLLTPERIRTFRAIGLSYIGVSLDGLKETHDFFRGVPGTFERTIRGIRDSRDAGIKVGVRFTVNRHNVKDVPAIFDLLEAEDIPRCCFYHLVYSGRGSALVEEDLSHEETRWLLDLIMDRTRDLFAKGLEKEILTVDNHADGPYVYLRLLREDPARAAEVLELLKMNEGNSSGNGIGCVSWDGAVHADQFWRGVSFGNVRERPFSAIWTDTSNELMAKLKDKKPNVKGRCATCRWLGVCGGNFRARAEAVAGDIWAPDPACYLSDREIA is encoded by the coding sequence ATGATCGGAATTTCGAAACTATACTGCGGCGCCGTGGAGGCCGCCGACGTCCTCCGCTACAACCGGGAATCGAAGCGCCTGCCTTCGCACCTGCTCCAGTTCTCCGCCGACAAGCGGCCGGTGGTGGTCTGGAACATGACCCGGCGCTGCAACCTGAAGTGCATCCACTGCTACTCCAGCTCCCGCAACATCCCCTACCGGGACGAGCTGACGACGGAGGAGGGGAAGGCCCTGATCGCCGACCTGGCGTCCTTCGGCTCCCCGGTGATCCTCTTCTCCGGCGGCGAGCCCCTGATCCGCAAGGACCTGCCGGAGTTGGCGCAGTTCGCCGTGGACCGGGGCATGCGGGCCGTCATCTCCACGAACGGCACCCTGCTCACGCCGGAGCGCATCCGCACGTTCCGGGCGATCGGCCTGTCCTACATCGGGGTGAGCCTCGACGGCCTGAAGGAGACCCACGACTTCTTCCGGGGCGTCCCCGGGACCTTCGAGCGGACGATCCGGGGAATCCGGGACTCCCGCGATGCCGGCATCAAGGTGGGCGTCCGGTTTACCGTGAACCGCCACAACGTGAAGGACGTCCCCGCCATCTTCGACCTGCTCGAAGCGGAGGACATCCCCCGCTGCTGCTTCTACCACCTCGTCTATTCCGGCCGTGGCTCGGCCCTCGTGGAGGAGGACCTTTCCCACGAAGAGACGCGGTGGCTCCTGGACCTGATCATGGACCGGACGCGGGACCTCTTCGCGAAGGGCCTCGAGAAGGAGATCCTCACGGTGGACAACCACGCCGACGGCCCCTACGTCTACCTGCGCCTCCTCCGGGAAGACCCGGCCCGGGCCGCGGAGGTCCTGGAGCTCCTGAAGATGAACGAAGGAAACAGCTCCGGCAACGGCATCGGCTGCGTGAGCTGGGACGGTGCCGTCCACGCGGACCAGTTCTGGCGGGGCGTATCCTTCGGGAACGTCCGGGAGCGGCCCTTCAGCGCCATCTGGACCGACACCTCGAACGAATTGATGGCGAAGCTCAAGGACAAGAAGCCCAACGTCAAGGGCCGCTGCGCCACCTGCCGGTGGCTGGGCGTATGCGGCGGGAACTTCCGGGCCCGGGCGGAGGCCGTCGCGGGCGACATCTGGGCGCCCGATCCGGCGTGTTACCTGTCGGACCGGGAAATCGCGTAA
- a CDS encoding DUF3592 domain-containing protein, which translates to MPTDAEIGCFLVGVILAFYGFVDGVFNFFDWRRDEKLLRTGIETTGKITDAATYPQIENVNSGQYRFYAEFKAADNTTHVAASHFASSSPEKFLNTEVAVIYDPKNPDHSRFKNDIRLIREVAINISVFLIGLGLIIYAAL; encoded by the coding sequence ATGCCGACGGATGCAGAAATAGGTTGTTTTCTGGTAGGCGTCATCCTTGCTTTCTACGGATTCGTTGATGGTGTGTTCAACTTCTTCGATTGGCGCCGTGATGAAAAGCTGCTCCGCACCGGGATCGAAACCACGGGAAAGATCACGGATGCAGCCACGTATCCGCAGATAGAGAACGTCAACTCCGGCCAATACCGCTTTTATGCGGAATTCAAGGCTGCTGACAATACTACCCATGTAGCGGCATCGCATTTTGCCAGCAGTTCTCCAGAAAAATTTTTGAACACCGAGGTTGCCGTTATATATGATCCCAAGAATCCGGATCATTCCCGTTTTAAAAACGATATCCGTCTCATTCGTGAAGTCGCCATCAATATCAGTGTGTTCCTTATCGGTCTGGGACTGATCATTTACGCGGCGTTATAG
- the cobA gene encoding uroporphyrinogen-III C-methyltransferase, protein MAEKGIVYIIGAGPGDAGLITLKGVRCIARADVIVYDHLVNEEILVHAKPGARLIYAGKEGGDHTLVQDEINRILVEEARQGRVVARVKGGDPYIFGRGGEEALVVAAAGLPFEVVPGVSSAVAVPAYAGISLTQRGYTSTLAFVTGHEDPTKEQSDIDWKALAGIGTLVFLMGVKNLHLIVASLVGNGKKPETPAALIRWGTTPDQRTLAGTLGTIVELARERKFKPPAIFVVGEVVALREKLSWFENRPLFGRGVIITRPEAQAESFAALLDEKGARVVHFPVIRIAEPEDWSGLDKALDSLSAYAWIVFTSANGVRHFFDRLRMRGGDVRDLRGIRIATIGPASAAAVEGRGIRVDIVPEEYISEGVVKAFEKVDLKGARVLLPRAAEARDVIPEGLAAMGATVDVVTAYRTVRSEKTREELEAIFAEGKADVVTFTSPSTVRHFLDILGGVEALPAGLKVACIGPITAAAARKAGLPIHIHQQEYTIPGMVAAIEAHFSGTDC, encoded by the coding sequence ATGGCGGAGAAGGGAATCGTCTACATCATCGGCGCGGGGCCCGGGGACGCGGGGCTGATCACCCTCAAGGGCGTGCGGTGCATCGCCCGGGCCGATGTGATCGTCTACGACCACCTGGTCAACGAGGAGATCCTCGTCCACGCGAAGCCCGGTGCAAGGCTGATCTATGCCGGGAAGGAAGGGGGCGACCACACCCTCGTTCAGGACGAGATCAACCGGATCCTCGTGGAGGAGGCCCGGCAGGGCCGCGTGGTGGCCCGGGTCAAGGGCGGTGATCCCTATATCTTCGGCCGCGGCGGGGAAGAGGCGCTGGTCGTGGCCGCGGCGGGGCTGCCCTTCGAGGTCGTCCCGGGGGTGTCCTCGGCGGTGGCCGTGCCGGCCTACGCGGGCATCTCGCTGACCCAGCGGGGGTACACATCCACGCTCGCCTTCGTGACGGGGCACGAGGATCCCACGAAGGAGCAGAGCGACATCGACTGGAAGGCCCTGGCGGGCATCGGTACATTGGTTTTCCTGATGGGCGTGAAGAATCTCCACCTGATCGTCGCGAGCCTCGTCGGGAACGGAAAAAAGCCGGAGACCCCGGCGGCCCTGATCCGCTGGGGGACGACGCCGGACCAGCGGACCCTGGCGGGGACCCTGGGAACCATCGTCGAACTGGCCCGGGAGCGGAAGTTCAAGCCGCCGGCGATCTTCGTCGTCGGCGAGGTGGTCGCCCTGCGGGAGAAGCTCTCGTGGTTCGAGAACCGGCCCCTCTTCGGCCGGGGTGTCATCATCACCCGGCCGGAGGCCCAGGCGGAATCGTTCGCCGCCCTCTTGGACGAGAAGGGCGCCCGGGTCGTCCACTTCCCCGTCATCCGGATCGCGGAGCCGGAGGACTGGTCAGGGCTGGACAAGGCCCTGGACAGCCTGTCCGCCTATGCCTGGATCGTCTTCACCAGCGCCAACGGTGTGCGGCACTTCTTCGACCGCCTCCGCATGCGAGGCGGCGACGTCCGGGACCTGCGGGGCATCCGGATCGCCACCATCGGACCCGCCTCGGCGGCGGCCGTCGAGGGCCGGGGAATCCGCGTCGACATCGTTCCGGAGGAGTACATCTCGGAGGGTGTGGTCAAGGCGTTCGAGAAGGTGGACCTGAAGGGCGCCCGGGTCCTCCTGCCCCGGGCGGCGGAGGCCCGGGACGTGATCCCCGAGGGGCTCGCCGCCATGGGGGCGACCGTGGACGTCGTCACGGCCTACCGGACCGTCCGCTCGGAGAAGACCCGGGAAGAACTGGAGGCGATCTTCGCGGAGGGCAAGGCCGACGTCGTGACCTTCACAAGCCCATCCACGGTCAGGCACTTCCTGGACATTTTGGGCGGAGTGGAGGCCCTGCCCGCGGGCCTCAAGGTCGCCTGCATCGGCCCCATCACCGCCGCCGCAGCCCGGAAGGCCGGCCTGCCCATCCACATCCATCAGCAGGAGTATACGATCCCCGGAATGGTGGCAGCTATCGAAGCCCACTTCTCGGGGACGGACTGTTGA
- a CDS encoding bifunctional precorrin-2 dehydrogenase/sirohydrochlorin ferrochelatase codes for MVYYPVNLDIAGRRCIVVGGGQVAERKVERLVECGARVAVLSRRLTARLADMARAGTVEHVDSEYEPSKLDGAMLVIGATDREDVNDAVSRECRRRGILVNIVDDPERCDFILPSILQRGDLMVAVSTGGSSPALAKRIREELEECFGPEYAVLLEIMAELRRKVTARGRSAAENKVLFESVVRSGVLDRIRTGDWEGVRALVRDLTGEDIDSRP; via the coding sequence ATGGTTTACTATCCCGTCAATCTGGACATCGCCGGCAGAAGGTGCATTGTCGTCGGGGGCGGCCAAGTGGCGGAGCGCAAGGTGGAGCGCCTCGTGGAGTGCGGCGCCCGGGTGGCCGTGCTGTCGCGGCGGCTGACGGCGCGCCTGGCGGACATGGCCCGCGCCGGGACGGTGGAGCACGTCGATTCCGAGTACGAGCCGTCGAAGCTGGACGGGGCCATGCTGGTCATAGGGGCGACGGACCGGGAGGATGTCAACGACGCCGTCAGCCGGGAGTGCCGCCGCCGGGGCATCCTGGTCAACATCGTGGACGACCCGGAGCGCTGCGATTTTATCCTGCCGTCGATCCTCCAGCGGGGCGACCTGATGGTGGCCGTTTCCACCGGCGGGAGCAGCCCCGCCCTGGCGAAGCGGATCCGGGAGGAACTGGAGGAATGCTTCGGACCGGAATACGCCGTCCTCCTGGAGATCATGGCGGAGCTCCGGCGGAAGGTGACCGCCCGGGGGCGGTCCGCTGCCGAGAACAAGGTCCTGTTCGAGTCCGTGGTCCGCTCCGGGGTGCTGGACCGGATCCGGACCGGCGACTGGGAGGGCGTCCGGGCCCTGGTCCGGGATCTGACCGGGGAAGACATCGACTCGAGGCCCTGA
- a CDS encoding ABC transporter ATP-binding protein, which translates to MALLELNEVTMKFGELVANDRVSFTVEAGSIVGLIGPNGAGKTTLFSCISGLYKPFSGRISFDGEDITGLTPYQIARKGAVRTFQVVRPLKEMTVFDNVLVGAFLKCHDNKAAFEKAAECIRLCELTPFQDKLAGGLPIAGKKRLEMARALAAGPKLLMLDEVMAGLTSTEVKAAAEVILRLKESGMTMMIVEHVMEAIMPIADKVVVLDSGLKIAEDVPERIVNDDKVIEAYLGAKYAQRMKEQRSGAGA; encoded by the coding sequence TTGGCGCTCCTTGAACTGAATGAAGTGACCATGAAGTTCGGCGAGCTCGTCGCCAACGACCGGGTCAGCTTTACCGTGGAAGCCGGCTCGATTGTCGGGCTCATCGGCCCCAACGGCGCGGGGAAAACGACCCTGTTCAGCTGCATTTCCGGGCTCTACAAGCCGTTCAGCGGACGCATTTCCTTCGACGGCGAGGATATAACCGGGCTCACGCCATATCAAATCGCCCGCAAAGGGGCGGTGCGCACCTTCCAGGTCGTTCGGCCCCTCAAGGAAATGACGGTTTTCGACAATGTGCTCGTCGGCGCTTTCCTGAAATGCCATGACAACAAGGCGGCATTTGAAAAAGCCGCGGAATGCATCAGGCTGTGCGAGCTCACCCCATTCCAGGACAAGCTGGCCGGGGGGTTGCCCATCGCCGGCAAGAAACGCCTGGAAATGGCGAGGGCGCTGGCTGCGGGTCCCAAGCTGCTCATGCTGGACGAGGTGATGGCGGGCCTCACGTCGACGGAAGTGAAGGCGGCCGCGGAAGTCATCCTGCGCCTGAAAGAAAGCGGCATGACCATGATGATCGTGGAGCACGTCATGGAGGCCATTATGCCGATCGCCGACAAGGTCGTGGTGCTCGACAGCGGCCTCAAGATCGCCGAGGACGTGCCCGAGCGCATCGTCAACGATGACAAGGTCATCGAGGCCTATCTCGGGGCGAAATACGCCCAGCGCATGAAGGAACAGAGGAGTGGAGCCGGTGCCTGA
- a CDS encoding ABC transporter ATP-binding protein encodes MPEPILNVSGLDAGYDGIPVVFDASLEVLPGELVAIVGANGAGKSTIMRTICGLMHPLKGSILFEGADISRLPANRTVKLGISYVPEGRRIFAKLSVEQNLALGAYAEDSKTEVKRRVEEILQIFPVLRERARQVGETLSGGEQQMLAIARGLMSHPKLLMLDEMSLGLMPTMVEKMMETVIGINKAGTTVLLVEQMVQEALEIAHRGYVIQSGNVVQSGTGRELLDSPDVRKAYLGM; translated from the coding sequence GTGCCTGAGCCCATCCTGAACGTTTCCGGCCTGGATGCGGGATATGACGGCATCCCCGTCGTCTTTGACGCCTCCCTGGAGGTCTTGCCGGGTGAGCTGGTCGCGATCGTGGGCGCGAACGGGGCGGGGAAGTCCACGATCATGCGGACAATCTGCGGCCTCATGCACCCTCTGAAAGGGAGCATCCTCTTCGAGGGAGCCGATATTTCCCGGCTTCCGGCGAACCGCACCGTCAAGCTCGGCATCAGCTACGTCCCGGAAGGCCGCCGGATTTTCGCCAAGCTCTCGGTTGAGCAAAACCTCGCCCTGGGGGCGTATGCCGAAGACTCCAAGACGGAGGTCAAGCGCCGCGTCGAGGAAATATTGCAGATATTCCCCGTGCTCAGGGAGCGCGCCAGGCAAGTCGGCGAGACGCTGAGCGGCGGGGAGCAGCAGATGCTGGCCATCGCACGCGGGCTCATGTCGCACCCCAAGCTGCTCATGCTCGACGAGATGTCGCTGGGCCTCATGCCTACCATGGTGGAGAAAATGATGGAGACCGTCATCGGCATCAACAAGGCCGGGACCACGGTCCTGCTGGTCGAACAGATGGTCCAGGAGGCGCTCGAAATCGCCCACCGAGGCTATGTCATCCAGAGCGGGAATGTCGTCCAGTCCGGCACGGGACGCGAACTGCTCGATTCTCCCGATGTCCGCAAGGCATACCTCGGAATGTAA
- the ccsA gene encoding cytochrome c biogenesis protein CcsA, whose translation MDILVFKAALAAYLFSALAYVASVVVRRVHVARIATWLLAAAFVIHAGALVLRCMAIGRAPVVGLYDMHSLIAWIMTGGYLAFQFRTKTRVLGIFVAPVASVMMIVSSTGLGGAVAASPQLEHSLVTIHVILSLAGETLFVLAALAGLMYLIQDKRIKEKKITRLSRFLPPLRDLDRINELCLLWGFPLLTLGVLAGSVWARVVWGSAWQWDAKMVWTILAWAILALLLHQRLAIGWRGHKAALYSVAALLVLLLTFVVEKTFFTTVHRFL comes from the coding sequence ATGGACATCCTGGTTTTCAAGGCGGCCCTGGCCGCCTATCTTTTCAGCGCCCTGGCATATGTCGCCTCGGTCGTGGTGCGGCGCGTCCATGTGGCGCGAATCGCAACCTGGCTGCTGGCCGCGGCCTTTGTCATCCATGCGGGAGCCCTGGTCCTGCGGTGCATGGCCATCGGGCGCGCTCCTGTGGTGGGCCTGTACGACATGCATTCCCTGATCGCCTGGATCATGACGGGCGGATACCTGGCCTTCCAGTTCAGGACCAAGACCCGCGTCCTGGGGATTTTCGTGGCCCCGGTGGCGTCGGTGATGATGATCGTCTCCTCCACGGGACTCGGCGGGGCCGTCGCGGCGTCGCCCCAGCTGGAGCACTCCCTGGTCACGATCCATGTGATCCTGTCGCTGGCAGGAGAGACCCTGTTCGTCCTGGCCGCCCTGGCGGGCCTGATGTACCTGATCCAGGACAAGCGGATCAAAGAGAAGAAAATTACCCGCCTGAGCCGCTTCCTGCCCCCGCTCAGGGACCTGGACCGGATCAACGAGCTTTGCCTCCTGTGGGGATTCCCCCTGCTCACCCTCGGCGTCCTGGCCGGCTCCGTCTGGGCCCGCGTGGTCTGGGGCAGCGCCTGGCAGTGGGACGCGAAGATGGTCTGGACGATCCTGGCGTGGGCCATTCTGGCGCTCCTCCTCCACCAGCGCCTGGCCATCGGCTGGCGGGGCCACAAGGCGGCCCTCTACTCGGTGGCGGCCCTGCTCGTCCTGCTCCTGACCTTCGTCGTGGAAAAGACCTTCTTCACGACGGTCCACCGCTTTCTGTGA
- the hemC gene encoding hydroxymethylbilane synthase yields the protein MEDVLEANVLRIGTRGSALALKQSGWVADRIRERHPGLAVELVVIKTKGDIMQDVALVKIGGKGVFVKEIEESMLRGEVDLAVHSMKDMPAELPEGLTISVTPKREDPRDVLISRGNVKFEHLRRGSRIGTGSLRRRCQLVSIYPDLEIVPLRGNLDTRIRKVETEGLDGIIVAAAGIRRMGWMDRVTQFLPEELILPAAGQGVLALETRTGDGRTGEALAFLNDPVTWGEAGAERAFLQRLGGGCQVPVAAHAKKKGGDVVIQGLISNLDGRLVVRDEVRRPFGEYEAAGTQLAENLLSRGGRAILDLVYRQC from the coding sequence ATGGAGGATGTTCTGGAAGCGAACGTGCTGAGAATCGGGACCCGGGGCAGTGCCCTGGCCCTGAAACAGAGCGGCTGGGTGGCCGACCGGATCCGGGAGCGCCACCCGGGCCTTGCCGTGGAGCTGGTCGTCATCAAGACGAAGGGCGACATCATGCAGGACGTGGCCCTCGTCAAGATCGGCGGGAAAGGGGTCTTCGTCAAGGAGATCGAGGAGTCCATGCTCCGGGGGGAGGTGGACCTGGCCGTCCACAGCATGAAGGACATGCCGGCGGAGCTGCCGGAGGGCCTCACGATCTCCGTCACACCGAAGCGGGAAGACCCGAGGGACGTCCTGATCTCCAGGGGGAACGTCAAGTTCGAGCACCTCCGCCGCGGGAGCCGCATCGGCACGGGGTCCCTTCGCCGCCGGTGCCAGCTCGTCAGCATCTACCCGGACCTGGAGATCGTTCCCCTGCGGGGGAACCTGGACACGCGAATCCGGAAAGTCGAGACGGAGGGCCTGGACGGGATCATCGTCGCGGCGGCGGGGATCCGCCGGATGGGGTGGATGGACCGGGTAACCCAGTTCCTGCCGGAAGAGCTCATCCTGCCGGCGGCGGGCCAGGGGGTCCTCGCCCTCGAGACCCGGACGGGCGACGGGAGGACGGGGGAGGCCCTGGCCTTCCTGAACGATCCGGTCACGTGGGGCGAGGCGGGGGCCGAGCGGGCCTTTCTTCAGCGCCTCGGCGGCGGATGCCAGGTTCCCGTGGCGGCTCATGCGAAGAAGAAGGGCGGCGACGTGGTCATCCAGGGACTCATCAGCAACCTGGACGGCCGGCTGGTCGTCCGGGACGAGGTCCGCAGACCCTTCGGGGAGTACGAGGCGGCGGGCACGCAGCTTGCCGAGAACCTGCTCTCCCGGGGCGGGCGGGCCATCCTGGATCTGGTCTACCGCCAGTGTTGA
- a CDS encoding RsmE family RNA methyltransferase: protein MTRPRIFLDSLPEPGDTRTIDDSRSHYLKNVLRLKEGEEIVLSDGRGAECEAVVSYSDGGRAELTIRTRATRKARAVPIIVAQSLPKGDKMDAIIRQVVELGVRRIVPYRSARSIPRLSADKGAARVARWQRIAEESARQTGRAHIPQIDLILSFEALVRMALPEGACRLIFWEEEKEAGFREALRGIGETAAAYCLIVGPEGGLTADEVSQAREAGFRSVSLGRNVLKVETAAPAVVAMLQYEIGGLGAAAGETIPEEVS, encoded by the coding sequence GTGACCCGCCCGCGCATTTTCCTGGATTCCCTGCCGGAGCCCGGGGATACCCGGACCATCGACGATTCCCGGAGCCACTACCTGAAGAACGTCCTCCGCCTCAAGGAGGGGGAGGAGATCGTCCTCAGCGACGGACGAGGCGCCGAGTGCGAGGCCGTGGTTTCGTATTCCGACGGCGGACGGGCGGAGTTGACAATCCGGACCCGGGCCACCCGGAAAGCCCGGGCGGTCCCGATCATCGTTGCCCAGTCCCTCCCGAAGGGGGACAAGATGGACGCCATCATCCGGCAGGTCGTGGAGTTGGGCGTCCGGCGGATCGTCCCCTACCGCTCGGCCCGCAGCATACCCCGGCTCTCCGCCGACAAGGGCGCGGCGCGGGTCGCCCGGTGGCAGCGAATCGCCGAGGAATCGGCCCGCCAGACCGGCCGTGCCCACATCCCACAGATCGATCTCATCCTCTCCTTCGAAGCGCTGGTCCGGATGGCCCTTCCGGAGGGCGCCTGCCGCCTGATTTTCTGGGAGGAGGAGAAGGAGGCGGGATTCCGGGAGGCCCTGCGGGGCATCGGAGAAACAGCCGCGGCCTACTGCCTGATCGTCGGACCCGAGGGCGGGCTCACGGCCGACGAGGTCAGCCAGGCCCGGGAGGCGGGATTCCGGTCCGTCAGCCTGGGGCGGAACGTCCTCAAGGTGGAGACGGCGGCCCCGGCCGTCGTGGCCATGCTGCAGTACGAGATCGGCGGGCTCGGTGCGGCCGCAGGAGAAACAATCCCGGAGGAGGTCTCTTGA
- a CDS encoding RDD family protein, whose product MNPYAGFWRRAFAMSIDWTILSTIAVFLFITGAAALNLSWLQGGLAWPEDIFASVSTFMLLYSLALLCMNCFYFTYFHGLTGQTPGKMLFRIRVVCQDGTPVTPGIAFLRWVGYHFSSIFLLGFLWVAVDPRKQGWHDKIAGTVVVVGERRESAQMALPLGPYSG is encoded by the coding sequence ATGAACCCCTATGCCGGATTCTGGAGGCGGGCCTTCGCCATGTCGATCGACTGGACGATCCTCTCCACCATCGCCGTATTTCTGTTCATCACGGGGGCCGCGGCCCTCAATCTCTCCTGGCTTCAGGGGGGATTGGCCTGGCCGGAGGACATCTTCGCGTCGGTCTCCACCTTTATGCTCCTGTACTCGCTCGCCCTCCTGTGCATGAACTGCTTCTACTTCACGTATTTCCACGGCCTCACCGGGCAGACCCCCGGGAAGATGCTCTTCCGGATCCGGGTCGTCTGCCAGGACGGGACGCCGGTGACACCCGGCATCGCCTTCCTCCGCTGGGTGGGATACCACTTCTCGTCCATTTTTCTCCTGGGCTTTCTCTGGGTGGCCGTGGATCCCCGCAAGCAGGGCTGGCACGACAAGATCGCCGGAACGGTCGTGGTGGTCGGCGAGCGCCGCGAGAGCGCCCAGATGGCGCTGCCTCTCGGCCCATATTCGGGATAA
- the prmA gene encoding 50S ribosomal protein L11 methyltransferase encodes MPERSSKGEGKHERWLKVSLLSPPELSDALSNFMTELGAQGIYQETPVIQDENEDFPGLSPEETIYAFLPVDVRMENRIASLTVYLEDLAELFPDLPAVRLNREIIENPDWGEAWKKYFKPIRMSRSIVVKPTWERYASSGRDIIIEIDPGMAFGTGQHPSTRMCLEAIEDLMLHGRHELKWHVLDVGTGTGILGITTARLGAERVLCVDVDRKAVEVARENVAINQVADRVAVVNRDVATIRDSFNLIVANLTAKLLLKLRAHLTSLLDDGGWLILSGILEQQRGAIEEHFVTDQLTIQRLVTEKEWICFALRKGGGGA; translated from the coding sequence ATGCCGGAACGATCGTCCAAGGGGGAGGGAAAGCACGAACGATGGCTGAAGGTGTCGCTCCTGAGCCCGCCGGAGCTGTCGGACGCCCTGTCGAATTTCATGACCGAGCTGGGCGCCCAGGGCATCTACCAGGAAACCCCCGTGATCCAGGACGAAAACGAGGATTTCCCCGGCCTGTCCCCGGAGGAGACCATCTATGCCTTCCTGCCGGTGGACGTCCGGATGGAGAACCGGATCGCATCGCTTACGGTCTACCTGGAAGACCTCGCGGAGCTCTTTCCCGACCTGCCCGCCGTCCGCCTGAACCGGGAGATCATCGAGAACCCGGACTGGGGGGAGGCCTGGAAGAAGTACTTCAAACCCATCCGGATGAGCCGCAGCATCGTCGTCAAACCCACCTGGGAACGCTACGCATCCTCGGGCCGGGACATCATCATCGAGATCGATCCGGGCATGGCCTTCGGAACGGGGCAGCACCCGTCCACCCGCATGTGCCTGGAGGCCATTGAAGACCTGATGCTGCACGGCCGCCACGAGCTGAAATGGCACGTCCTCGACGTGGGGACCGGAACAGGGATCCTCGGGATCACCACGGCCAGGCTCGGCGCCGAGCGCGTCCTGTGCGTCGACGTCGACCGGAAGGCCGTCGAGGTCGCCCGGGAGAACGTGGCCATCAACCAGGTGGCCGATCGGGTGGCCGTGGTCAACCGGGACGTGGCGACCATCCGGGACTCCTTCAACCTGATCGTGGCCAACCTGACGGCCAAGCTCCTCCTCAAGCTGCGCGCCCACCTGACATCCCTCCTGGATGACGGGGGATGGCTCATCCTGTCGGGCATCCTGGAGCAGCAGCGGGGCGCCATCGAAGAGCACTTCGTCACCGACCAGCTCACGATCCAGCGGCTCGTGACGGAAAAGGAATGGATCTGCTTCGCCCTGAGAAAGGGAGGGGGCGGCGCGTGA